One Fulvia fulva chromosome 12, complete sequence genomic region harbors:
- a CDS encoding N,O-diacetylmuramidase yields the protein MKLTNILPATLALSASAAPLEERASSVQGFDISHYQTSVNFASAYSGGLRFVIIKATEGTTYKDPSFSSHYNGATSAGFIRAGYHYASGTGDGSQEAKFFLANGGGWSNDGRTLPGMLDLEGPCKSVSWIRTFSNTYHTATGRYPLLYSSPSWWQSCTGNSNAFVQTNPLVMACYNAQPCTPQGSWPYYTIWQYKDANAYGGDSDVFNGDMTQLKKLATG from the coding sequence ATGAAGCTTACCAACATCCTCCCCGCAACACTGGCGCTCAGCGCCTCTGCCGCCCCCCTCGAAGAGCGCGCCAGCTCCGTGCAAGGCTTCGACATCTCCCACTACCAAACCTCCGTCAACTTCGCCTCAGCCTACTCCGGCGGCCTCCGCTTCGTCATCATCAAAGCAACCGAAGGCACGACCTACAAAGACCCCAGTTTCTCCTCGCACTACAACGGCGCCACCAGCGCCGGCTTCATCCGCGCCGGCTACCACTACGCCTCCGGCACCGGCGACGGCAGCCAGGAAGCGAAGTTCTTCCTCGCCAACGGTGGAGGCTGGTCGAACGATGGGCGGACTCTGCCTGGAATGCTGGATCTTGAGGGACCCTGCAAGTCTGTCAGCTGGATTAGGACGTTTTCGAATACGTACCACACGGCCACGGGACGTTATCCACTTCTTTACTCGAGTCCTAGCTGGTGGCAGTCTTGCACGGGGAATTCGAACGCGTTCGTCCAGACTAATCCGCTGGTGATGGCGTGTTATAATGCACAGCCTTGCACGCCGCAGGGGTCGTGGCCGTATTATACTATTTGGCAGTATAAGGATGCCAATGCGTATGGAGGGGATAGTGATGTGTTTAATGGGGATATGACGCAGCTTAAGAAGCTTGCGACGGGTTGA
- a CDS encoding Cytochrome c peroxidase, mitochondrial: MASASRTLTRAIRSTPATQAFRTSATRQSIARSFQQQARRGYSSSGSHSTNHGTYIWSSAAASLTLGVASYYTLIEQRHALAEEPSKFTPTTKDYQEVYNAIAAKLIEEDDYDDGSYGPILLRLGWHASGTYDARTKTGGSNGATMRFAPEKDHGANAGLTVAQNFLEPIHEQFPWITYSDLWTLAAACAVQEMGGPDIPWRPGRSDRDVAFCTPDGRLPDGSKEQNHLRAIFGRMGFNDQEIVALSGAHALGRCHTDRSGFDGPWTFSPITLTNDYYKLLFEEKWQWKKWGGPKQYEDAGTKTLMMLPTDMAIIKDESMSKYAKQYAEDQEKFFQDFSDVVVKLFELGVPFKTDEGARIRFKRTE, from the coding sequence ATGGCTTCAGCAAGCAGAACCCTCACGCGAGCAATACGTTCGACGCCAGCAACCCAAGCCTTCAGAACTTCTGCAACTCGGCAATCGATAGCTCGTAGCTTCCAGCAACAAGCACGACGTGGCTACTCCAGCTCAGGATCGCACTCTACCAACCACGGCACCTACATCTGGTCCAGCGCAGCAGCAAGCTTAACACTCGGTGTTGCAAGCTACTACACCCTCATCGAACAGCGTCACGCTCTCGCCGAAGAACCCAGCAAATTCACTCCCACCACCAAAGACTACCAAGAAGTCTATAACGCCATCGCAGCCAAACTCATCGAAGAAGACGACTACGACGACGGCTCCTACGGCCCCATCCTCCTCCGCCTCGGCTGGCACGCCTCCGGTACCTACGATGCACGAACCAAGACCGGCGGCTCCAACGGCGCAACAATGCGCTTCGCCCCCGAGAAAGACCATGGCGCAAACGCAGGCCTCACAGTAGCACAGAACTTCCTCGAGCCTATCCACGAACAGTTCCCCTGGATCACATACTCGGACCTCTGGACCCTCGCGGCCGCTTGTGCAGTGCAAGAGATGGGCGGCCCAGACATTCCATGGCGCCCAGGCCGCTCCGACCGTGATGTAGCATTCTGTACACCTGACGGCCGCCTTCCCGATGGCTCGAAGGAACAGAATCATCTCCGCGCTATCTTTGGTCGCATGGGCTTCAACGATCAAGAGATTGTCGCCTTGTCAGGCGCACACGCTCTCGGCCGTTGTCATACTGATCGCTCTGGCTTTGATGGGCCTTGGACATTCTCACCGATCACTTTGACAAACGACTATTACAAGTTGCTCTTCGAGGAGAAGTGGCAATGGAAGAAATGGGGTGGACCAAAGCAGTATGAAGATGCCGGCACGAAGACGCTGATGATGTTGCCGACGGATATGGCGATTATCAAGGATGAGAGTATGAGCAAGTATGCTAAGCAGTACGCAGAGGACCAGGAGAAATTCTTCCAGGACTTTTCGGATGTGGTGGTCAAGCTGTTTGAGTTGGGTGTGCCGTTCAAGACGGATGAGGGTGCGAGGATCAGGTTCAAGAGGACGGAGTAG